The following DNA comes from Anaerostipes rhamnosivorans.
CTTCCTTCAAGTAGTGGCATCCAAACATTAAATATGCTTTCTGCGCTTTTCCCGTCTGAAATAAATATAAGTCCTCTTTACTAATGTTTGTTTCCATGGGATATATCCTCCTCCTTCAAATACATAATAATTATTATATGTACAAGCTCATAAAAAAAGTGCAAATTTCACCATTTTGTCCTTGCAAATGGTCAAAATCACACTTCCTAATCTACTTAAAAAAAATTTCTGTATAACTAGAACGTAACCGATGCTGTCCTTTACAAGATCAAATTGCTGACATCTGTTTCATAAACCTATTATAACATAAAAAGGGGACTTTATACAACAAATTGTACAAAATTTAATACACTTTTCCCGTCCTTTTTTTGTTAATTTTGAAAACCTCAATTTTGCACTTTTTGTTACATACGGCTGCATCAAAAAGTGCAAAAAAACAGTTTCTGTCTTTAACGGAAACTGTTTTTTTGAAAACTCTCAATTTATCATTTGTTAAAACTGTTAGAATACACTTTTTGAACTCCTGATCTCAGGTTTATATCCGGTGTCCTGTAGTGCTTTGATGATCTTATTTTTATGTTCGGTGCCAAAGGCCTCCATCGTGATCGTCAGCTCCACTGCACTGTTCCTGTTAATGCTGACAAACTGGTTATGTTCCAATTTTACAATGTTGCCCTGGGCCTGTGATATGACCTTGGAGACCCTTGTGAGTTCTCCCGGTTTATCCGGCAGGAAAACAGAAACTGTGAAAATACGGTCTCTGATGATCAGCCCATGCTGTACCAAAGAAGCAATTGTGATCACGTCCATATTGCCGCCGCTGATGATCGGGACAACTTTTTTTCCTTCGGCTTTTAAGTGCTTTAATGCAGCAATGGTCAGAAGGCCTGAATTCTCCGCAAGCATTTTGTGGTTTTCCAGAAGGTCCAAAAAGCACGGGATCAATTCCTCATCTTCCACTGTGATGATATCATCGATATTATTCTGTATGTACGGAAAAATCTTTTTCCCAGGAGTCTGCACGGCTGTACCATCGGCGATAGTATTTACATGGTCGCAGGAGATCACTTTCCCCGCTTCCAGGGATGCCTTCATACACGCTGCCCCTGCAGGTTCTACACCGATCACCTTGATCTTAGGATTCAAGAGCTTGGCAAGTGTTGAGACACCGGTCGCAAGGCCGCCCCCGCCAATAGGCACAAGGATATAATCTACTGTAGGAAGTTCTTTAAAAATGTCCATGGCGATGGTTCCCTGTCCGGTCGCCACTTCCAGGTCGTCAAACGGATGCACAAAGGTAAAACCTTTATCTTCGGCAAGCTTCAGCGCGTGATCGCATGCCTCATCGTAAACATCTCCGTGGAGGACTACTTTAGCTCCCAGATCCTTTGTACGGTTTACTTTCAAAAGCGGAGTCGTAGTCGGCATGACGATGGTGGCCTTCACTCCCTGTCTCTTTGCCGCCAGGGCCACTCCCTGTGCATGGTTTCCCGCCGAAGCGGTGATCAGTCCTTTTGCCTTTTCTTCTTCATTCAAAGTGCTGATCTTATAATAAGCGCCGCGGATCTTATAGGCCCCTGTTAACTGCATGTTTTCCGGTTTTAAATAAACCAGGTTTCCTGTCTGCTCAGAAAAGTATTCACTTTTCATCAGCTTTGTGGGCAGAACGATCTCTTGTACCTTATCGTACGCTTTTTCAAACTTGTTTAATGTTAACATCTATTCATCTCCTCTATCAAACAGTGCATTCACAAACATATCCGGATCGAACGGCTGCAGGTCATCCACCTGTTCGCCGATACCGATATACTTCACCGGAATTCCCAACTCTGCCTGGATCGCTATGGCGATCCCTCCTTTTGCTGTCCCGTCTAATTTGGTCAGAATAATACCAGAGATGTCCGTTGCCTCTTTAAACTGTTTTGCCTGCGCAAGAGCATTCTGTCCCGTGGTTCCGTCCAGAACGATCAGAGTCTCCTTATACGCTTCCGGGTATTCCCGTTCTACGATGCGGTTGATCTTTTTAAGCTCATCCATCAGGTTCTTTTTATTGTGAAGCCTTCCCGCCGTGTCGCAAAGAAGCACATCCACATTCCTTGCTTTCGCCGCAGAGACCGCGTCAAATACCACAGCTGCCGGATCTGCGCCTTCCGCCTGGCTGATGATATCCACGCCTGCGCGCACAGACCACTCCTTCAGCTGTTCGATGGCGCCTGCCCGAAACGTATCCGCCGCTGCCATCATGACCTTCTTACCCTCGCCTTTCAGCAGGGAAGCCATCTTACCAACGGATGTAGTTTTACCAACACCATTGACACCAATGACTAAGACCACACTTTTCTTATCTTTAAAATCATAAGCCTCGTCCCCGAGCTTCATCTGCTCTTTGATGGAATCTATGAGGACCTGCCTGCATTCCTCAGGCTCCTTGATCTTTTCTTCTTTGACTTTTTGTTTCAGATTCTCAATGATACTCATGGTCGTATCAATTCCCATGTCACTCATGATCATGATCTCTTCCAGCTCTTCGTAGAAATCATCATCAATGCTGGAAAAGCCTTTAAAAATAGAATCAAACCCTGAAGCTATATTGTCTCTGGTCTTTGTAAGCCCCTCTGCCAGTCTGCTAAAGAATCCTTTCTTTTCTGCCATTTTAAATCTCCTTCCCGTCTTCGTTTACTCGTCCAGATCGTTTTCGATCAGGCTCACGGATACCAGAGTGGAAATACCCTTTTCCTGCATGGTGATTCCATATAAAATATCCGCTGCTGTCATTGTACCACGTCTGTGGGTAATTACAATAAATTGTGTCTCTTTTGTAAGCTTATGCAGGTATTGTGCAAATCTTGCCACGTTGGAGTCATCCAGCGCCGCCTCGATCTCATCCAGCAGACAGAACGGAGACGGCTTCAGATTCTGGATGGCAAACAGAAGGGATATGGCAGTCAGTGCTTTTTCTCCTCCGGACAGCTGCATCATGTTTTGAAGCTTCTTGCCTGGCGGCTGCGCTATGATCCGGATACCGGATTCCAGCACATCGTCGTCTGTGAGTTCCAGACGCGCATATCCTCCGCCAAACAGTTCCTGAAATACATTTTGGAACATTTCCTGGATATCTTTAAACTTCTCTTGAAACTGGTTCTTCATGGCGGCTTCCAGTTCGTCGATGAGACCCACAAGATGTGCCTCTGCCTTCACGATATCCTCATGCTGTTTTTTCAAGAACTCGTATCGCTCCAGCACATCCTTGTAGTCATCAATGGCGTTTACATTGACCGGTCCCAGATCTTTCATCTGCGCTTTGAGCTCTGCGATCTTCTTTTTTAACTCCTGGAGGCTTTCCGCCGGCTGTTCGACGCCTGCGGCCGCTTTTGCCTGATGGTATGTAAGCTCATAGTTTTCCCACATATAGTTCAGCAGCTCCTGCTGCTTTTCATCGAACTTTTCTCTGGCTGAAGTGAGCCGGTAGACTTCCTTGTCAAACCCGTTCATACGCTCCATGAGTTCTTCCCTGGCGCCAAGGCTCTGCCGGTATCTCTCTTCCGTTTCCCCGAGTTTTCTCTGCCGGTCCAGGATCTGTTCTTCTTCTGTCTCGATCCACTGGTTTTTCGTAAGGACGGCCTGGCTTTTTTCCTCAATCTGCTTTTTAATGTCATCCATCGATGTCTCAATGGAACCTGTCTGCTTTCTCAGGGTATCCAGATCGTCTTCGATCTTGGAGATCTCCAGCCGTATCCTCTCGCTGTTGCTCATGATAAAATCCTGCTGCTGCTTGAGCTGCCCGGCTTTCATATGCGCCTCAGTGACTTCCCTGGCTTTTTCTTCTGCCTTGATTCTGGCCTCATCCAGACGTTGCGAAAGGGTTTGGATCTTTTGCTCCTCCGACTGGTTCGCCTCCTCCAGCACCTGCTTTTTGTCAGATAAAGAGGTCACGTCACCTTCCATGGAATTGTATTCCCGACGGAGCGACTGGGCCTGAGCAAGAAATTCCTGCTCCCTCTTTACTTCTTCCTCCATCTGCTTTTCAATGGATCTAAGTGTCATCACCACCGTATTCTCTCGGAGAGAATATTCCTGAATGCTGCTCTGCAGCCGTCTGATCCTTTCCCCGGCCTTTTGTAGCTCTGCCGTTTTTTCATCCAAAACTTCTGCAAAACTAGAAATCTGCTCCCTGTCTTTTGAAAGCTTCTGCTTTAACTCTTTTAACTCCCGGTTTCTTCCCAGTAGATTGCTCTTATTTTTGTAGGCACCTCCGGACATGGAACCTCCAGGGTTCAGAGCATCCCCTTCCAGTGTAACAATGCGGAAAGAATGATTGTATTTCCCCGCGATCCTGATACCGTCATCGATACTCTCCACCACAAGCACACGTCCTAAAAGGGAATGAAACAGGTCAGAAAACCGTTCGTCATAGCTGGCCAGCTGGTCACAGGTGCCGATGACACCCTCCTCCTTCAGTGCGTCAGGCCTCGGAAATCCTCCCCTGGACTTGATGGCATCCAAAGGCAGAAAGGTAACTCTTCCGTACCGGTTCCTTTTTAAGAATCCAATCATTTCTTTTGCTGTCTGCTGGGAGTCTGTTACCACATTCTGTATAGCTCCGCCCAGGGCGGTCTCCACAGCAAGCTCGTACTTTCTCTTTACCTTCATGATATCGGCCACTGCGCCGATGATTCCCGGCTGCTTGGCTTTCTGTTCCATGACCCTTTTGATGCCGAACCCATATCCCTCATAGCGTTCTGCCATGTTTCTCAGTGTTTCATAGCTGGACTGGCTGCGATGGAAGCTCTCTTTTTGGGACGCAAGGTTTTCCTGCGCTGAAGTTCTTTCTTTTTCCAGCACGGCGTAGAGATTTCTTTCCGCCACCAGGTCGTTTGAAAGCTTCTGTTTCTCCGCTAAAAGCCTCTGCTTTCTCTGATTTTCCTGCTGCTTTCTCTGTTCCTGTTCTATTCTGTGCTGCCTGGATTCCTGGGCCTGAGAATCAACATGGGAGATCCTCACCTCCAGCTGCTCGCGTACAGTCTCCACGTGCTGCAGCCGGTTGGATAGATTCATCTGATTGTTGGCAAAGCTTTGCTGGTTTCTCCTGACCTTTTCCAGTTCCGCTTCTGTGTCCTGGATCTCTTTCTGGAGAAATGCGACTTGGCTCTCACTCTCCACAGTTTCTTCCTGGGCTTTCTTTAACGCTTCTCTGATCTCTTCCTGTTCCCCTTGAAGCTTAGCAAGCTGGCTTTGCTTGTCTTCCTTTTCCCCGGCAAGACGCTGAATGTCAGAAGCCAGATGCGTCTCTCTCATGCGCTCCGTATTCATCTGTTCTCTCAGGACTTTGATCTGGCCTTCTTGCTTTTCTTTGTCCACCTTGGCTTCAGAAAGCCCTTCTGTCCTGGTTTCGATCTCAGACTTTAATTCGTTGAGTGCCTGATCCTGTTTTTCATACTCGGCTTTTGTCTGTTCCAGACGCCTTCCTGCATCGTCCACTTCCCTCTGGGCAATCGTTATCTTTTCGTCCAGGGCTTCCATCTCCTCTGAAAGCCTGCCGTTTTCCAGCAGGAACATGGAAGTATCATATTCTTTTAACCGGTCCCGGTATCCGAGATATTCCCTTGCCTTTTCAGACTGGTGCTTTAGCGGTCCCACCTGGCGTTCCAACTCAGAAAGAATATCAGTCACACGGTTTAAGTTGTCCCGTTCAGCCTCCAGAGACTTCTCGGTCTCAAGCTTGTTTTTCTTATACTTGACAATCCCGGCAGCCTCATCAAACAATTCTCTCCGGTCTTCCGGCTTTCCGCTCAGAATCTGGTCAATCTGGCCCTGCCCGATGATAGAATATCCTTCCTTTCCAATTCCAGTGTCAAAGAATAACTCTACGATATCCTTCCGCCTGCACGGACTTCCGTTCATCAAGTATTCACTTTCTCCGGAACGGTAAACCCTCCTGGCCACTGTCACTTCGTCAAACCCTATGGGAAGGCTCTGGTCACTGTTATCCATCGTGATAGCAACATAAGCAGAACCCATGGGCTTTCTCATCTCCGTGCCAGAGAAAATCACATCCTCCATCTTGGCGCCCCGAAGCTGTTTGGCGCTCTGTTCACCCAGCACCCACCGGACTGCATCCGCCACGTTGCTCTTTCCGCTCCCATTGGGTCCCACGATGCCCGTGATACCACTGTCAAATTTAAAAATCATTTTATTGGCAAAGGATTTGAATCCGTTTACTTCAATGCTTTTCAGATACATAGCTACCTCAATATTCTGTCCTTATGTTTCATTGCCTCATAGGCTGCCATCTGCTCCGCACTTTTCTTGCTCCTGCCGGCTCCGGTCCCGATAACCTTTCCGCCCAGTTTGGCCTCCACCGTAAAAGTCTTTTGATGGTCAGGCCCTTCCTCTTTCGTCAGTATATACGAGAGGGATTCTTTGGATATACTCTGTACCAACTCCTGAAGTGAAGTTTTGGCATCATAAAACAGCACCTTTTCATCCACATCCTGAAGAAGATAAGTCTCCACAAACTTTCTGGCCTCCTCAAATCCCTGATCCAGATACACAGCTCCTATGACAGCCTCAAACGCGTCCGAAAGGATTGAGTTGCGCTCCCGTCCTCCTGTAAGATCCTCACCTTTGCTGAGAAGCAGGTAATCTCCCAATGCGATATCCTTGGCACAAAACGCAAGCGTTGGTTCGCAGACAAGGCTTGCTCTCATTTTTGTCAGTTTCCCTTCCGGTTCGTCTCTGTAAGTCTTAAATAAATAGTCACTCATAATCAGTTCCAGCACTGCGTCCCCTAAAAATTCCAGGCGTTCATTATCTTTCCCTCTGGGTAATTTTCGCTCATTTGCATAGGAACTGTGTGTCAATGCTGTTGTCAGTAATTTCTGGTCATGGAAACGAATCTTGATCCTTTTCTGAAAATCTTCCTGATTTGATTGATTCATACCTTTT
Coding sequences within:
- the rnc gene encoding ribonuclease III, with amino-acid sequence MNQSNQEDFQKRIKIRFHDQKLLTTALTHSSYANERKLPRGKDNERLEFLGDAVLELIMSDYLFKTYRDEPEGKLTKMRASLVCEPTLAFCAKDIALGDYLLLSKGEDLTGGRERNSILSDAFEAVIGAVYLDQGFEEARKFVETYLLQDVDEKVLFYDAKTSLQELVQSISKESLSYILTKEEGPDHQKTFTVEAKLGGKVIGTGAGRSKKSAEQMAAYEAMKHKDRILR
- the ilvA gene encoding threonine ammonia-lyase, with the translated sequence MLTLNKFEKAYDKVQEIVLPTKLMKSEYFSEQTGNLVYLKPENMQLTGAYKIRGAYYKISTLNEEEKAKGLITASAGNHAQGVALAAKRQGVKATIVMPTTTPLLKVNRTKDLGAKVVLHGDVYDEACDHALKLAEDKGFTFVHPFDDLEVATGQGTIAMDIFKELPTVDYILVPIGGGGLATGVSTLAKLLNPKIKVIGVEPAGAACMKASLEAGKVISCDHVNTIADGTAVQTPGKKIFPYIQNNIDDIITVEDEELIPCFLDLLENHKMLAENSGLLTIAALKHLKAEGKKVVPIISGGNMDVITIASLVQHGLIIRDRIFTVSVFLPDKPGELTRVSKVISQAQGNIVKLEHNQFVSINRNSAVELTITMEAFGTEHKNKIIKALQDTGYKPEIRSSKSVF
- the smc gene encoding chromosome segregation protein SMC, which encodes MYLKSIEVNGFKSFANKMIFKFDSGITGIVGPNGSGKSNVADAVRWVLGEQSAKQLRGAKMEDVIFSGTEMRKPMGSAYVAITMDNSDQSLPIGFDEVTVARRVYRSGESEYLMNGSPCRRKDIVELFFDTGIGKEGYSIIGQGQIDQILSGKPEDRRELFDEAAGIVKYKKNKLETEKSLEAERDNLNRVTDILSELERQVGPLKHQSEKAREYLGYRDRLKEYDTSMFLLENGRLSEEMEALDEKITIAQREVDDAGRRLEQTKAEYEKQDQALNELKSEIETRTEGLSEAKVDKEKQEGQIKVLREQMNTERMRETHLASDIQRLAGEKEDKQSQLAKLQGEQEEIREALKKAQEETVESESQVAFLQKEIQDTEAELEKVRRNQQSFANNQMNLSNRLQHVETVREQLEVRISHVDSQAQESRQHRIEQEQRKQQENQRKQRLLAEKQKLSNDLVAERNLYAVLEKERTSAQENLASQKESFHRSQSSYETLRNMAERYEGYGFGIKRVMEQKAKQPGIIGAVADIMKVKRKYELAVETALGGAIQNVVTDSQQTAKEMIGFLKRNRYGRVTFLPLDAIKSRGGFPRPDALKEEGVIGTCDQLASYDERFSDLFHSLLGRVLVVESIDDGIRIAGKYNHSFRIVTLEGDALNPGGSMSGGAYKNKSNLLGRNRELKELKQKLSKDREQISSFAEVLDEKTAELQKAGERIRRLQSSIQEYSLRENTVVMTLRSIEKQMEEEVKREQEFLAQAQSLRREYNSMEGDVTSLSDKKQVLEEANQSEEQKIQTLSQRLDEARIKAEEKAREVTEAHMKAGQLKQQQDFIMSNSERIRLEISKIEDDLDTLRKQTGSIETSMDDIKKQIEEKSQAVLTKNQWIETEEEQILDRQRKLGETEERYRQSLGAREELMERMNGFDKEVYRLTSAREKFDEKQQELLNYMWENYELTYHQAKAAAGVEQPAESLQELKKKIAELKAQMKDLGPVNVNAIDDYKDVLERYEFLKKQHEDIVKAEAHLVGLIDELEAAMKNQFQEKFKDIQEMFQNVFQELFGGGYARLELTDDDVLESGIRIIAQPPGKKLQNMMQLSGGEKALTAISLLFAIQNLKPSPFCLLDEIEAALDDSNVARFAQYLHKLTKETQFIVITHRRGTMTAADILYGITMQEKGISTLVSVSLIENDLDE
- the ftsY gene encoding signal recognition particle-docking protein FtsY is translated as MAEKKGFFSRLAEGLTKTRDNIASGFDSIFKGFSSIDDDFYEELEEIMIMSDMGIDTTMSIIENLKQKVKEEKIKEPEECRQVLIDSIKEQMKLGDEAYDFKDKKSVVLVIGVNGVGKTTSVGKMASLLKGEGKKVMMAAADTFRAGAIEQLKEWSVRAGVDIISQAEGADPAAVVFDAVSAAKARNVDVLLCDTAGRLHNKKNLMDELKKINRIVEREYPEAYKETLIVLDGTTGQNALAQAKQFKEATDISGIILTKLDGTAKGGIAIAIQAELGIPVKYIGIGEQVDDLQPFDPDMFVNALFDRGDE